A stretch of DNA from Streptomyces gobiensis:
CTGATCCGCCATACGTTCACCGATGCCCGGGAGCGGGCGATGGCCATTGGGATCTGGGCGGCGGTGGCCGGGGCTGGGGCGTCGGTGGGGCCGTTGATCGGTGGGTTCCTGGTGGAGCGCTATGGGTGGTCAGCGGCGTTCTGGGTGAATGTGCCGGTCGTGGTGGTGACGGTTGTCTGTGGGGTTGTGTTGTTGCGGGAGTCCAGGGATCCGCATCCGGCGGGGATCGACTGGGCTGGGGCGGTGCTGTCGGTGGTGGGCATTGTCTGTCTGGCGTGGGGGATCAAGCGGGTCGCCAAGGGGAGTCTGGGACTGGATGATCTGGCGGTGCTCGCGCTTGGGGGGCTGCTGATCGGGGTGTTTGTGCGGCGGCAGCTACGGCTGGAGGATCCGCTGCTGGATGTGCGGCTGTTCGCCAATCGCGCCTTCAGCGCCGCCGCGCTGGTCATCTTTATGGCGATGCTGGCGATCGGCGCCGCGCTCTATCTGGTGGCACTGTGGCTGCAGTATGTACACGGGTACACGCCGTTTGAGGCAGGGCTGCGGACCGTGCCCGCGGCGCTTGCGGGGCTGGTCGGGGCGCTGGCCGCGCCGCGGCTGATGCGCCGGTTCGAGGTGCGGGGGCTGGTGGCGACTGGGCTTGGGGTGATGGGGGCGGGCTTCGCGCTGCTGGCGCTGGCGCCGACGCCCACGCCGTATGCCGTTATCGCGGTGATGCTGGGGTGCCTTGGCTTCGGGGATGGGCTGGCGATCACCTCGGCTACGTCGGTGCTGGTCTCGGCTGTGCCCGCGCACCGGGGCGGGCAGGCGGGGGCGGTTTCGGAGTCGAGTTATGAGATGGGGGTTGGTTTTGGGGTGGCGCTGCTCGGGACCATCCATGCGGCGGTCTTCACCAGGAGGATGATCGGTACTGATCTCCCATTGGAAGGAAGGGAGTTGGGGATCGCGCGGGGGTCTGTTGGGGGCGCGGAGCATATCGGGCGGCAGGTGGGTGGGGAGCGGGGGCGGGTTGTGGTTGATGCTGCGGAGCGTGCGTTTGAAGGGGCGCTCGCTACTACCGCTTATGTGTCGGTCGGGATTGTTTTTGCGGTAACGGTGCTGACGGCGTGGTTGGTGCCTCGGGGGTTCAAGGCAACCGCGGGGCACTGAGGGTTACTTGCAGCGTTTGCTGGCCTTGGGGGTCTTGCCCTCGAGGAGGTAGGTGTTCACCGCGGAGTCGACGCAGGGGCCGCCACGCATATACGCGGTGTGACCGTCGCCCTCGTAGGTGAGCAGGGTGGCCGAGTCGAGTTGGTCGGCAAGGGCCTCGGACCAGATGTAGGGGGTGGCCGGGTCACGGGTGGTGCCGATGACGAGGATCGGGTCGGCGCCCTTGGCCTCGATCCGGTTGGGCTCGCCCGTGGGCTTCGTCTCCCAGCCCGCGCAGTTCAGTGCGGCCCAGGCAAAGTTGCGGCCGAAGATCGGGGAGACCTTCTCGAAGGACGGCACAGCCTTTTTGACCTCGGCCGGGCTGGTGAAGGCGGCGGGCTGGTCAAGGCAGTTGATCGCGGTGTTGGCGTACATGATGTTGCCGTAGGAGCCGTCCGCGTCGCGCTGGTTGTACTCGTCGGCCATCGACAGGAGGGCGGCGCCATCGCCCTTCTTGGCGTCGGTGAGTGCGTCGCGCAGCATCCCCCAGAGGCTCTCGTTGTACATCGCCTGGAAAACCCCGGTGGCGGCGAGGGACTCGCCGAGCTTGCGCTTCTCGCCGGTCTCCAGCGGCTCCTTGTCGACTTGATGGAAGAAAGCGGTGAGTCGCTTCCCCGCGTCCTGCGCGCTCTTGGTGCCCAGCGGGCACTTGGAGCGTTTCACGCAGTCCTCAGCGAAGGCGGTGAAGGCGGTGTGGAAGCCCGCGGTCTGGTCCCGGTTGAGCTGTTCCGCCGGCAGCGACGGGTCCATGGCGCCGTCCAGAACGAGCCGTCCGGAGCGGGAGGGGAAGAGCCCGGCATAGGTCGCGCCGAGGAAAGTACCGTAGGAGAAACCGGCGTACGTCAGCTTCTTGTCGCCCAGCACCTCGCGCAGGACGTCCATATCGCGGGCGGCCTCGATCGTCGAGACATGGCCGAGGAGCTTGTCCGCCTGCTTCTTGCAGCCCTCGGCGAACTTCTCGTAGGCGGAGGTGAGCTCGTCGATCTCGCCCTGGTCGTCGGGGGTGAGGTCGACCTGGGTGTGCTGGTCCATCTGGTCGCCGGTGAGGCATTCGATGGGTTCGCTGCGGGCGACACCGCGCGGGTCCATGCCGACGATGTCGTACCGGTCGCGCACCTCGGCCGGGAAGCCGATACCGGCCGCCATCTGGACATAGTCGACCGCCGAGCCGCCGGGACCGCCCGGATTGACCATCAGCGAGCCCAGTGACTCGCCGGAGCCGTCCGCCTTCTTGCGGGTGACGGCAAGCTTCAGGTCCTCGGCCGGGTCGGGCTTTTCATAGTCCAGTGGCGCCCTGAGCGTGGCGCACTGGAAGCCGGGGGCACCGCAGTCGCGCCAGCTCAGCTTCTGCTCGTAGTACGGCTTGAGACTGTCCGGGATCTGCTCCGGAAGCGGCTGAAGCACCTTGGACACGCCTGACTCACGCTTCCCCGTGGCCGGGGGTGAGGATCCCGATCCAGCCGGGCTTCCCGACGTACACCCCGAGATGAGCAGCGCGGCCGCCGCGAGGATCGTGCCGGAGGTGCGGAGCACCCGCTTCGTTTCCATCGATGTGGCCCCATTGCTTGTCAGTGCCCGTGGGTGTGTCGTATCCAGAGCGTATTCCGGAGCGTATACGGTCAGCCCGCACGCAGTGCTACGGTCATCGCTTCTACCGCGAGCAGCGGGGCTACATTGCGGTCCAGGGCCTGGCGGCACTCCAGGATCGCCTCCATCCGGCGCAGGGTCTGCTCAGGGCGGCTCTGGGCCGCAATCCGCTCGACGGCGTCCCGCTCCACGCCGCCCCCGGTACCCGCCGAGGTGCCCAACTGGCGGGCCAGCACATCACGGTAGAAGGCGGTCAGCTCGGTGAGCGCCAGGTCCAGCGAGTCGCGCTGGGTGCGGGTGGCGCGGCGCTTCTGCTTGTCCTCCAGCTCCTTCATCACCCCCGCCGTGCCACGCGGCATCCGCTTGCCCTCGGTGCCGCCGAGGGCGGTGCGCAGCTCGTCGGTCTCCTTGCCGTCCAGCTCCCCGGCGACCTGCTTGGCGTCCTCGGTGGCGGTGTCGATCAGCTCCTGTGCGGCCTTGAGGCAGCCGCCGACGCTGTCGACACGGAGGGGCAGCTTGAGAACGGCGGCCCGGCGGGCGCGGGCGCGCTCATCGGTGGCCAGGCGCCGGGCCCGCCCGATATGTCCCTGGGTGGCCCGGGCGGCGGTCATCGCCAGCTCGGGCTCGACCCCGTCACGCCGCACCAGTACGTCGGCCACCGCGCCGACGGGGGGCGTACGGAGGGCGAGGTGACGGCAGCGGGAGCGGATCGTCGGCAGTACGTCCTCGGTGGACGGCGCGCACAGCAGCCAAACCGTACGGGGGGCGGGCTCCTCGATGGCCTTCAGCAGGACGTTCCCGGCGCCCTCGGTGAGCCGGTCGGCGTCCTCCAGCACGATCACCTGCCAGCGTCCGCCGGCCGGGGAGAGCTGGGCCCGGCGCACCAGCTCACGCGTCTCCTTGACGCCGATGGTGAGCAGGTCCGTACGGATGACCTCGACATCGGCGTGGGTGCCCACCAGGGCCGTATGGCAGCCGTCGCAGAACCCGCAGCCGGGGGCACCGCCCAGCCGCCGGTCGGGGCTGACGCACTGCAACGCGGCGGCGAAGGCGCGGGCGGCCGTGGCGCGGCCGGAGCCGGGCGGGCCGGTGAACAGCCAGGCGTGGGTCATCGCTGAGCCGGAGGTCTCCGGCCGCCGGCCGGACCCGGCGGCGCTGACATACGCGTCCGCGTCCCGCGCGGCGGCGGTGAGCTGCGCCGCCGCGCGGTCCTGCCCGACCAGGTCGTCCCACACCGCCATGGCTTCCCTCCCGCTGCTGGTCCGCTCGCGTGTGCCGCTCGTACGTGCTGTGCGTATCTGGGCTGTGCGTATCTGGGCTGTGGGGGTCCATTGTCCGCTATACGACTGACACCGCGGGCCGCCGCCGGTGCGAACGGCCCGCCTGGTTCAGCGGCGGCCTCTGCCGTCCTCGGGGTCCTCGTCGCGCTCTCGCGGGCCAAGCAGCTCATCGGCGAGGGTCGGGAGGTCGTCCATGGGCGTCTCCTCCGCCCACTCCCGGCGGCGGGTGCGCTCCTGGGGCTCCGCGGCCGCGGGGGTCTGCGGCAGCACGGCGGTCTCATCGGCGTCCGCGGGGACTTGCGGCAGCACGGCCGTCTCATCAGTGTCCGGCCGGGCGGGGGGCTGAGCGGGTTGAGCGGGCTGTGGGGGCTGTGGGGGCTTCGGCGGCTGCGGGGGCTGGACGCGGGGGACCTGGATGGTGTCCTCGTTGTCGGGGGCGTCGCGGGTGTCGGGGGTTTCGCGGTTATCGCGGTCGTCGCGTGTGGACTCCGTTGCCGCACGGGCCTGTTCGGCCCTCAGCAGGGCCTCCTCGGCCTTGCGCTGCTTCTCCAGCCGACGCTCCTCCGCCTGGGCGCGGAGCCGGGCCTCCTCCTCGGCCTGGCGGCGCAGCCGCTCCTGCTCCTCACGGCGGACCTGCTCCTCGGCCTCCCGGCGCTTGCGCTCCTCCTCCGCCTGGTGGCGGGCCTCCTCGGCCTCCTGGCGGCGGCGCTCCTCTTCCTCGGCACGGAGCTTGGCGAGCTGCGCCTGGCGCTCCCGCTCCAGCCGCTCCTCCTCGGCCTTACGCGCCGCCTCCTCGGCCGCACGCCGCTTACGTTCCTCCTCGGCCTTCTTACGGGCCTCCTCCTGCGCGTTGATCTCCTGCTCGGACAGCGGCAGGACCTGGTCGAGCCGGTGGCGTACGACCGTGGTGACCGCCTCCGGCTCCTGGCCCGCGTCCACGACGAGATAGCGGGTCGGGTCTGCGGCGGCCAGCGTCAGGAAGCCGGCGCGCACCCGCTTGTGGAAGTCGGCGGACTCCGACTCCAGCCGGTCCGGTGCCTCGGTGAAACGCTCGCGGGCGGTCTCCGGGGAGATGTCCAGCAGGACGGTGAGGTGCGGTACGAGCCCATCGGTGGCCCAGCGCGAGATACGGGCGATCTCGGTCGGCGACAGATCCCGGCCCGCGCCCTGGTAGGCGACGGAGGAGTCGATATAGCGATCCGAGATCACCACGGCGCCGCGCTCCAGTGCGGGCCGTACGACGGAGTCGATGTGCTCGGCGCGGTCGGCGGCGTAGAGCAGCGCCTCGGCACGGTGGGAGAGACCGGTGGAGGAAACATCGAGAAGGATGGACCGCAGCCGCTTGCCTATGGGGGTGGCGCCCGGTTCACGGGTGACGACCACCTCGTGGCCCTTGCCGCGGATCCACTCGGCAAGCGCCTCGGCCTGGGTGGATTTCCCGGCGCCGTCGCCGCCCTCAAGAACGAGGAAGAAGCCGGTGGGGAACGGGGCCTGAGCCGGGTCCCCGCCGCGCACCGCGTCGGCCAGGTCCCGGCGCAGCGGCACGCCCTGCCGGTCATCGACACGGCTGAGGACCAGTGCGGCGACCGGCAGGAGCAGGGCGCCAACAAGCATCAGGGTGAAGCCCGCGCCGCCGTATTCGAAGACGAACTTACCGCTCTCGACACGGTGTTCGCCGATCAGGCCCGCCAGGACCGGGGCCGTTATCGCGCTCACGGCGATGGTGAGCCGTACGACCGCGTGCAGATGCTCGGTGGTGCGGGGGCGGCGGAAGTCCTCGACCTCCTGGTCGAGCAGGGTGTGCCCGGCGTTCGCGGCCGTACCGGCGGCAAGGCCGGAGAGCAGGGCGGCCAGCAGCACGGTGGCGGTGTCGGAAGCGAGCCCGGTGACCAGCAGCGCCAGCCCGGTGACCGTGATGGCCAGGGCGAGCAGCCGTCGCCGGGAGAGGACCGGGGCCACCTTGGGTGCCCAGTGGATACCGCCGGCGGTGCCGCCGGTCAGGCCGAGCACCAGCAACGCGAAGGTGACCGGGCCGCCGCCGACGTCAACGGCGTGCAGCGCGGCGAGCGCCACGGCGGCGGCGATCGCGGCGGCGATGGCGGCAGCCGAGATCACGAGCAGCGGAATCGCGCCGGTACGGCCCTTGTCGGTGCCGGTCGCGGTCTTGGGGCGGCGCAGTCCCTCCAGCGGCGAGCGCGGGCGCGGGGTCTCGGTACCGGGGAGCTGGAGGAAGTAGAGGACCGAGACGGACGCGGC
This window harbors:
- a CDS encoding MFS transporter, producing the protein MLCASLLLVAMDATILNIALPSLIDDLQPSGRAQLWIIDIYGLVLGGLLVTAGALSDRWGRKLLFLVGFVLFGVASVVAATAGSSEQLIAGRVLLGVGGAMVMPSTLSLIRHTFTDARERAMAIGIWAAVAGAGASVGPLIGGFLVERYGWSAAFWVNVPVVVVTVVCGVVLLRESRDPHPAGIDWAGAVLSVVGIVCLAWGIKRVAKGSLGLDDLAVLALGGLLIGVFVRRQLRLEDPLLDVRLFANRAFSAAALVIFMAMLAIGAALYLVALWLQYVHGYTPFEAGLRTVPAALAGLVGALAAPRLMRRFEVRGLVATGLGVMGAGFALLALAPTPTPYAVIAVMLGCLGFGDGLAITSATSVLVSAVPAHRGGQAGAVSESSYEMGVGFGVALLGTIHAAVFTRRMIGTDLPLEGRELGIARGSVGGAEHIGRQVGGERGRVVVDAAERAFEGALATTAYVSVGIVFAVTVLTAWLVPRGFKATAGH
- a CDS encoding alpha/beta hydrolase is translated as METKRVLRTSGTILAAAALLISGCTSGSPAGSGSSPPATGKRESGVSKVLQPLPEQIPDSLKPYYEQKLSWRDCGAPGFQCATLRAPLDYEKPDPAEDLKLAVTRKKADGSGESLGSLMVNPGGPGGSAVDYVQMAAGIGFPAEVRDRYDIVGMDPRGVARSEPIECLTGDQMDQHTQVDLTPDDQGEIDELTSAYEKFAEGCKKQADKLLGHVSTIEAARDMDVLREVLGDKKLTYAGFSYGTFLGATYAGLFPSRSGRLVLDGAMDPSLPAEQLNRDQTAGFHTAFTAFAEDCVKRSKCPLGTKSAQDAGKRLTAFFHQVDKEPLETGEKRKLGESLAATGVFQAMYNESLWGMLRDALTDAKKGDGAALLSMADEYNQRDADGSYGNIMYANTAINCLDQPAAFTSPAEVKKAVPSFEKVSPIFGRNFAWAALNCAGWETKPTGEPNRIEAKGADPILVIGTTRDPATPYIWSEALADQLDSATLLTYEGDGHTAYMRGGPCVDSAVNTYLLEGKTPKASKRCK
- a CDS encoding DNA polymerase III subunit delta', translated to MAVWDDLVGQDRAAAQLTAAARDADAYVSAAGSGRRPETSGSAMTHAWLFTGPPGSGRATAARAFAAALQCVSPDRRLGGAPGCGFCDGCHTALVGTHADVEVIRTDLLTIGVKETRELVRRAQLSPAGGRWQVIVLEDADRLTEGAGNVLLKAIEEPAPRTVWLLCAPSTEDVLPTIRSRCRHLALRTPPVGAVADVLVRRDGVEPELAMTAARATQGHIGRARRLATDERARARRAAVLKLPLRVDSVGGCLKAAQELIDTATEDAKQVAGELDGKETDELRTALGGTEGKRMPRGTAGVMKELEDKQKRRATRTQRDSLDLALTELTAFYRDVLARQLGTSAGTGGGVERDAVERIAAQSRPEQTLRRMEAILECRQALDRNVAPLLAVEAMTVALRAG
- the tmk gene encoding dTMP kinase, yielding MTRAEQPPVGNSTNPASDALAADSRERAVRALLNHAPLRRLWSAQCVSGVADALAVLVLTLLALQATLSVVVTGGTPPFGTGYSGVALAVAAVFATRILATLLFGAVLLGPLSSLVAPGNALDRRWTMISADGVRLALLIIAPLWITWTPDNAYAYILITVFLTGVAERFWTVAKDSAAPALLPAPPPEGAAVRPLPDHYDALRRLWIRTGFLALPAAAAALLVITLISNLLGTGIAWFSEHQAALGSYVAAGLFAASVSVLYFLQLPGTETPRPRSPLEGLRRPKTATGTDKGRTGAIPLLVISAAAIAAAIAAAVALAALHAVDVGGGPVTFALLVLGLTGGTAGGIHWAPKVAPVLSRRRLLALAITVTGLALLVTGLASDTATVLLAALLSGLAAGTAANAGHTLLDQEVEDFRRPRTTEHLHAVVRLTIAVSAITAPVLAGLIGEHRVESGKFVFEYGGAGFTLMLVGALLLPVAALVLSRVDDRQGVPLRRDLADAVRGGDPAQAPFPTGFFLVLEGGDGAGKSTQAEALAEWIRGKGHEVVVTREPGATPIGKRLRSILLDVSSTGLSHRAEALLYAADRAEHIDSVVRPALERGAVVISDRYIDSSVAYQGAGRDLSPTEIARISRWATDGLVPHLTVLLDISPETARERFTEAPDRLESESADFHKRVRAGFLTLAAADPTRYLVVDAGQEPEAVTTVVRHRLDQVLPLSEQEINAQEEARKKAEEERKRRAAEEAARKAEEERLERERQAQLAKLRAEEEERRRQEAEEARHQAEEERKRREAEEQVRREEQERLRRQAEEEARLRAQAEERRLEKQRKAEEALLRAEQARAATESTRDDRDNRETPDTRDAPDNEDTIQVPRVQPPQPPKPPQPPQPAQPAQPPARPDTDETAVLPQVPADADETAVLPQTPAAAEPQERTRRREWAEETPMDDLPTLADELLGPRERDEDPEDGRGRR